Part of the Gemmatimonadota bacterium genome, CCGCTGCCCTTCGTGAGCTATGGCGGCACGTTCCTCCTGATGTCCTGGGTCGCCGTCGCGATCGCCGTCCGGGTGGCCCACGAACGATAGGAAGTCGCATGGCGTGGTTCCGAAAGGACAAAAAGCCCCTCAGGGCCCAGGACAAGCGGGACCTTCCCGCCAACGTCTTCGACAAGTGTCCAGGCTGCGGCGAAATCTTGTACCGCGAGCGGCTGGCCCAAAACCTGAACGTCTGCCCGACGTGCAGTCACCACCTCAAGATCGGCGCCGAGGCGTATCTGAGCATTCTTGTCGACAGCGGCACGTTCGAGGAGATCGATGCGCATCTTCGCACCGCGGACCCCCTCGGATTCGAGGATTTGAAGACCTATCCGGACCGCATCGCGGCGGCTGAAGCGAAGGGCAAGCACGAGGCGGTCATCTCTGGCACCGGCCAGCTCGACGGGATCGACATCGCGCTCGCGGTCATGGACTTCGCGTACATCGGCGGCTCCATGGGGTCCGTGGTGGGAGAGAAGATCGCACGCGCCGGCCGGGTCGCGCTCGAGCGCGACATACCGTTCCTTGTCGTGAGCGCTTCAGGTGGAGCGCGCATGCAGGAAGGGATGCTCTCCCTCATGCAGATGGCGAAGACGTCGATGGTGCTCGCGCGCCTTCACGAAGCCTCGATCCCCTTCGTTTCGATCCTGACCAACCCGACGACCGGCGGTGTGACGGCGTCGCATGCGATGCTCGGAGACGTGAACCTCGCAGAACCCGGCGCGCTCATCGGATTCGCCGGGCCGCGCGTGATCGAAGAGACGATCAAACAGCAGCTGCCGCAGGGCTTTCAGCGTTCAGAGTTCCTGCTGGAGCACGGCATGATCGATCGCATCGTGGATCGCCGTGAGTTGAAGAAGACCGTGGCGCTCATCCTCCGACACCAGTTCGCCGGATGGCCGGAGTAGCCGGCCCGCGCCTCTGGGCGCCGGACCGTCTCGACAGACCCTTCGCGGATCCGCTCGTCGGTCGGCTCTTTCCTCCGCTTGCCACGGGTGTGCACTGGGGGCTGGAGCGCACCATTCGTGCGCTCGAGTCGCTCGGCGATCCGCATCGAGCCTATCCGACGATCCATATCGGGGGGACGAACGGGAAGGGGTCGGTGGCCTCCACGCTCGCCGCGGTCCTGAGCGCCAGTGGGCTGAACGCGGCCTGCTACACATCGCCTCATCTGTGCTCCTTCCGCGAACGTATCTTGATCGGCGGGCAGCCGCTCGGGGAAAACGAGATACTTGCCCGGGCCGAAGAGGTGACGGACGCGGTAGTGCGCTTCGGCCTCACGTTCTTCGAGGCGGTGACCGTCCTGGGCTTCCACGCGTTCGCGCACGCATCCGTGGACGTCGGAGTGATCGAGGTCGGCCTCGGTGGCAGGCTCGACGCCACGAACGTGCTCAGACCCGAGGTCGCGGCGATCACCAACATCGCCATGGATCATGCTGACTATCTCGGGGACTCGCTCGAGAAGATCGCATG contains:
- a CDS encoding acetyl-CoA carboxylase carboxyltransferase subunit beta, coding for MAWFRKDKKPLRAQDKRDLPANVFDKCPGCGEILYRERLAQNLNVCPTCSHHLKIGAEAYLSILVDSGTFEEIDAHLRTADPLGFEDLKTYPDRIAAAEAKGKHEAVISGTGQLDGIDIALAVMDFAYIGGSMGSVVGEKIARAGRVALERDIPFLVVSASGGARMQEGMLSLMQMAKTSMVLARLHEASIPFVSILTNPTTGGVTASHAMLGDVNLAEPGALIGFAGPRVIEETIKQQLPQGFQRSEFLLEHGMIDRIVDRRELKKTVALILRHQFAGWPE